Proteins encoded by one window of Nicotiana tabacum cultivar K326 chromosome 10, ASM71507v2, whole genome shotgun sequence:
- the LOC107764439 gene encoding kinesin-like protein KIN-12F: protein MSENRFLGNISASSIRNLLPKSVSTKKKFNSSRFKHKMNSENVAPVDPNIQISDPPLLPTSSILKKPVLKTVDIDYTSEDLTRSETPEQTLEAPDSPVKVVVRIRPANGNECGSQAVRKVSDTSVCIADRKFNFDMVFDSNSTQEDIFQSVGAPLVRDALAGYNTSLLAYGQTGSGKTYTMWGPPSSMVEVPSPNGLQGIVPRIFQTLFSSIQREQENSEGKQINYQCRCSFLEIYEEHIGDLLDPTQRNLKIMDDPRVGFYVENLTEEYVSTYEDVTQILIKGLSSRKVGSTNINSKSSRSHIVFTCIIESWCKESSSKCFGSSKMSRMNLVDLAGFERNIPDDAGKLFVKEGKHVKKSTSQLGRLVNVLSERSQSGEFGDVSYSSSALTHLMRESLGGNAKLAVICAVTPENKHNSETISTLRFGKRVKLMPNEPLVNEISEDDVNGLSDQIRQLKEELIRARSSTNISVGGNGYFRGPNVRESLNQLRVSLNRSLILPSIDNDPEEEIHINEDDIKELQLQIDNLHGSHGDNSKATLEKKDSLKYSSGESEHYLSCSEESENEEINSEEALEETQNNADQEMEIMQPEYCNSISISPRRGSAVLQGPVLSESPKFRNTQRKSLIISSEDDIQCSSKSPELSPLPQGDLVQSSLRSSRIFPGPTESLAASLHRGLEIIDYHQRNSASNRSLVSFSFEHLAVKPSPLSNDKANSSVQTSSAEGLTSRFLATSFVCPKCNTKATSSSDVQGSLRTSWMVPVEGASSDQVPEDPEKVLFQALEREKQLESVCKDQADKIEQLNQRLAQCKCTIEPSSLIECDKVVDIKDYEKQGSIIYQNGSQSLNNPKLLKWDDEESPDPEAVKEKYEIKEIQGDVDHCGGKRLFDMAERETLLKEIEGLRSQLQSHNGASTNKSMERTRSSLLAQSMQLRKSGAYLKSSGEELEKERERWTEMESEWICLTDELRIDLEAHRRCAEKVAMELMLEKKCTEELDDALKRSVLGQARMIEHYAELQDKYNDLAEKHKLILQGIQDVKMAAAKAGRKGHGARFAKSLAAELSALRVEREREREMLKKENRSLRAQLKDTAEAVHAAGELLVRLREAEETASVAEENFTKSKEENEKLKKQIEKLKRKHKMEMITMKQYLAESRLPEAALRPPLYREDSDVANSETVQHHEYDDDQAWRAEFGAIYQERI from the exons atGTCAGAAAACAGATTCTTAGGCAACATTTCAGCCTCATCGATCCGAAACCTCCTCCCAAAATCAGTTTCAactaagaaaaaatttaattcaaGCCGCTTTAAACATAAAATGAACAGTGAAAATGTTGCTCCTGTTGATCCCAACATTCAGATCAGCGATCCCCCGCTTCTACCTACAAGTTCTATCCTCAAAAAACCCGTCTTGAAGACTGTTGATATTGATTATACATCGGAAGATCTCACCAGATCTGAAACCCCGGAACAAACTCTAGAAGCTCCTGACTCACCAGTCAAG GTTGTTGTAAGGATTAGACCTGCCAATGGTAATGAGTGTGGAAGCCAAGCGGTTCGCAAAGTTTCTGATACTTCAGTATGCATTGCTGATCGAAAGTTTAACTTCGACATGGTTTTTGATTCCAATTCAACTCAG GAAGACATATTTCAATCAGTTGGTGCCCCTTTAGTTAGGGATGCATTGGCAGGTTACAACACTTCTCTCTTAGCATATGGACAG ACTGGAAGTGGCAAGACATATACGATGTGGGGACCTCCTAGTTCCATGGTTGAAGTTCCATCACCTAATGGTCTTCAAGGCATTGTTCCGCGCATTTTCCAGACATTGTTTTCTAGTATTCAGAGG GAGCAAGAGAACTCTGAAGGTAAACAGATAAACTACCAGTGTCGTTGCTCATTCCTAGAG ATATATGAAGAACATATCGGGGATCTACTCGATCCTACACAGCGAAACTTAAAG ATAATGGACGATCCAAGGGTTGGATTCTATGTTGAGAACTTGACTGAAGAATACGTGTCTACCTATGAGGACGTCACCCAGATATTGATTAAG GGCCTTTCAAGCAGAAAAGTTGGATCGACGAACATAAACTCGAAGAGTTCAAGGTCCCACATTGTTTTTACCTGCATAATTGAATCCTGGTGCAAG GAGTCCTCATCAAAGTGTTTTGGTAGTTCAAAGATGAGCAGAATGAACCTTGTTGATCTTGCTGGATTTGAAAGAAATATACCTGATGATGCTGGTAAACTGTTTGTTAAGGAAGGGAAGCACGTAAAGAAGTCCACATCACAGCTTGG GCGTTTGGTAAATGTCCTTTCTGAAAGGAGCCAGTCCGGGGAATTTGGTGATGTTTCCTATAGCAGTTCCGCTTTGACCCATTTAATGAGAGAATCGCTTGGAGGGAATGCCAAACTCGCAGTGATATGTGCTGTCACCCCTGAAAACAA GCATAATAGTGAAACAATAAGCACTCTCAGATTTGGAAAACGGGTGAAACTCATGCCAAATGAGCCATTGGTAAATGAAATATCAGAAGACGATGTTAATGGCCTGAGTGATCAGATTCGCCAACTGAAG GAAGAGCTAATAAGAGCACGGTCAAGCACAAACATTTCAGTTGGAGGCAATGGCTACTTCAGAGGACCAAATGTACGTGAAAGCTTGAATCAGTTGAGAGTGAGCCTTAACCGTTCACTGATCTTACCTAGCATAGATAATGATCCTGAAGAAGAGATTCACATCAATGAGGATGATATAAAAGAACTACAACTCCAGATTGATAACTTACATGGTTCACATGGAGACAACTCAAAAGCAACACTTGAGAAGAAAGACTCCCTAAAATATTCTTCTGGAGAAAGTGAACACTATCTCAGCTGCTCAGAAGAGagtgaaaatgaagaaattaactCAGAAGAAGCACTAGAGGAGACCCAAAATAATGCTGATCAAGAGATGGAAATAATGCAACCTGAGTACTGTAATAGCATCTCAATCAGCCCACGTCGCGGTTCTGCTGTTCTTCAGGGCCCTGTGTTATCTGAGTCACCAAAGTTCCGAAATACACAGAGGAAAAGCTTAATTATCTCCAGTGAAGATGATATTCAATGTTCTTCCAAAAGTCCAGAGTTGTCTCCCCTACCACAAGGTGACCTCGTCCAGTCTTCTTTGAGGTCCAGCAGAATATTTCCTGGGCCAACTGAGTCCTTGGCTGCCAGTCTGCATAGAGGTCTGGAGATCATTGACTATCACCAGAGGAACTCCGCATCAAATAGATCCTTAGTTTCTTTCTCTTTTGAACATTTGGCAGTAAAACCAAGCCCATTATCAAATGATAAGGCCAACTCTTCTGTTCAAACATCATCGGCAGAGGGACTAACTTCTCGTTTTTTAGCTACTTCATTTGTGTGTCCAAAGTGCAACACGAAAGCAACTTCCTCTAGTGATGTTCAGGGTAGCCTTCGGACATCATGGATGGTCCCTGTGGAAGGGGCAAGTTCCGATCAAGTGCCTGAA GACCCAGAGAAAGTTCTGTTCCAAGCTCTAGAGAGAGAGAAGCAGCTTGAAAGTGTATGCAAGGATCAAGCAGACAAAATTGAGCAGCTAAACCAACGA CTAGCCCAGTGTAAATGCACAATAGAACCGAGTTCCCTCATTGAATGTGACAAGGTTGTTGATATCAAGGACTATGAGAAGCAGGGTTCAATAATTTATCAGAATGGGAGTCAATCACTAAACAATCCAAAG CTTCTGAAATGGGATGATGAGGAAAGTCCTGATCCTGAAGCTGTAAAAGAGAAGTATGAAATTAAAGAAATTCAGGGCGATGTGGACCATTGTGGTGGGAAAAGATTGTTTGATATGGCTGAGAGAGAAACACTACTAAAAGAAATTGAAGGTTTAAGGTCCCAATTGCAGTCACATAATGGAGCCTCTACAAATAAATCAATGGAAAGAACCAGATCCTCCTTATTGGCACAATCAATGCAGCTGAGAAAAAGTGGTGCATATCTTAAAAGTTCTGGTGAAGAACTTGAGAAGGAAAGAGAAAGATGGACCGAAATGGAGAGCGAGTGGATTTGTTTAACTGATGAACTGAGAATTGATCTTGAGGCTCACCGCCGGTGTGCAGAAAAGGTGGCAATGGAATTGATGTTGGAGAAGAAGTGCACAGAAGAGTTGGATGATGCCCTCAAAAGATCCGTCCTTGGGCAAGCAAGAATGATTGAGCATTATGCGGAATTACAGGATAAATACAACGACTTAGCTGAGAAGCATAAGTTGATCTTGCAGGGGATACAAGATGTGAAAATGGCTGCAGCAAAAGCAGGAAGAAAAGGTCATGGTGCTCGTTTTGCCAAGTCTCTCGCTGCGGAGCTCTCAGCTTTGAGAGTGGAAAGGGAGAGGGAGAGGGAAATGCTGAAAAAGGAGAATAGAAGCCTTAGAGCTCAACTTAAAGACACTGCTGAAGCTGTTCACGCTGCTGGAGAACTTCTTGTTAGGTTGAGAGAAGCAGAGGAAACAGCTTCAGTTGCTGAG GAGAACTTTACAAAATCAAAGGAAGAGAATGAGAAATTAAAGAAGCAAATAGAGAAGCTGAAGAGAAAACATAAGATGGAGATGATAACAATGAAACAGTATCTTGCTGAGAGCCGATTGCCAGAAGCAGCATTGAGGCCGCCATTGTACAGGGAGGACTCGGATGTAGCAAACAGTGAAACCGTCCAACATCATGAGTATGATGATGATCAAGCATGGAGAGCAGAATTTGGTGCCATTTACCAGGAACGCATATGA
- the LOC107764441 gene encoding uncharacterized protein LOC107764441: protein MGLYIMKNFVVCPDNMKLETKDHKFKLMFTHQTTVDEIHDPHFNMCILKFRTYEQLSNPQEFDNTELFVVIGKIVSYEDVQSIKKQDDNIHVYMNIEIQDYETCPEERREAVKSLIFAAARLADVPELCQLRSVFTEIYENSLVKSKSGCSDFYCKITRNIRYWSAIEDIVNDQKLETRNVSRNCSCIVISIVSFRI from the exons ATGGGTTTGTACATCATGAAGAATTTCGTGGTTTGTCCGGATAATATGAAGCTGGAGACCAAAGACCACAAGTTTAAGTTGATGTTCACGCATCAGACCACTGTTGATGAAATACATGATCCACATTTCAATATGTGTATTTTGAAATTTAGAACTTATGAGCAGCTGTCAAATCCCCAAGAATTTGACAATACTGAGCTATTCG TTGTTATTGGCAAAATTGTGAGCTATGAGGACGTACAATCTATCAAAAAACAAGATGATAACATCCATGTATACATGAACATTGAGATACAAGATTATGA GACATGTCCTGAGGAGCGTAGAGAAGCTGTAAAATCTTTGATTTTTGCAGCAGCTAGACTCGCTGACGTGCCAGAATTATGTCAACTAAGAAGTGTATTTACTGAGATATATGAAAATTCCCTTGTGAAGAGCAAATCTGGCTGTTCCGACTTCTATTGTAAGATTACTAGAAACATCAGATATTGGTCTGCAATAGAAGATATTGTCAATGATCAAAAGTTGGAAACAAGAAATGTGTCGAGAAACTGCTCATGTATTGTAATCTCTATTGTTTCCTTTAGGATTTGA